A region of Methyloversatilis discipulorum DNA encodes the following proteins:
- a CDS encoding phosphoribulokinase: MSARHPVIAITGSSGAGTSTVTRTFQHIFRREGVNPVIVEGDAFHRYDREEMKAAMAREAAAGNEHFSHFGPDANLFEELETLFRQYGTDGSGRIRKYLHNECEAAPYQQAPGTFTPWEDIPAGTDILFYEGLHGAVKTDKVDIAQHVDLRIGVVPIINLEWIQKLHRDREQRGYTTEAVTDTILRRMPEYVHFICSQFENTHINFQRVPMVDTSNPFIARSIPTPEESMVVIRFANPRGIDFQYLLAMMGGAFMSRANTIVIPGGKIDLAMQLIFTPLILRLVENGRKARARY; this comes from the coding sequence ATGTCCGCCCGCCACCCTGTCATCGCGATCACCGGCTCGTCCGGAGCCGGCACGAGCACGGTCACGCGCACCTTCCAGCACATCTTCCGTCGCGAAGGCGTGAACCCGGTCATCGTCGAGGGCGACGCCTTCCATCGCTACGACCGTGAAGAGATGAAAGCAGCGATGGCGCGCGAAGCCGCCGCCGGCAACGAGCACTTCAGCCACTTCGGCCCTGACGCCAACCTGTTCGAGGAACTGGAAACACTGTTCCGGCAGTACGGCACCGACGGCAGCGGACGCATCCGGAAATACCTGCACAACGAGTGCGAGGCCGCGCCCTACCAGCAGGCGCCGGGCACTTTCACGCCGTGGGAGGACATCCCGGCTGGCACCGACATCCTGTTCTACGAAGGCCTGCACGGCGCGGTGAAGACCGACAAGGTCGATATCGCGCAGCATGTGGATCTGCGGATCGGCGTGGTGCCCATCATCAACCTCGAGTGGATACAGAAGCTGCACCGCGACCGCGAACAGCGCGGCTACACGACCGAGGCGGTGACCGATACCATCCTGCGCCGGATGCCGGAGTATGTGCACTTCATCTGTTCGCAGTTCGAGAACACGCACATCAACTTCCAGCGCGTGCCGATGGTGGATACGTCCAATCCCTTCATCGCGCGCTCGATACCGACGCCGGAAGAATCGATGGTGGTGATCCGCTTCGCCAACCCGCGGGGCATCGATTTCCAGTACCTGCTGGCGATGATGGGCGGCGCCTTCATGTCGCGCGCCAACACCATCGTGATTCCGGGCGGCAAGA
- a CDS encoding class 1 fructose-bisphosphatase, with protein MSEGRKTLTRYTIEAQQRHPHASGIFSSLLNAVATAVKIIANNVNKGALVGSLGSFEAIGSGAAINLSGRVTQKLDTIANEAMQRECEWGGHLAALAPEGLEGFIPTPDEPPRGKYLLLFDALDCSNNIDVNLTVGSLFSVLHAPNPGAEPQLSDFLQPGTEQVCAGFALYGPSTMLVLTTGEGVDGFTLDRDIGAFILTHPQMRIPEHTTEFAINASKSRFWEPPVKRYVEECLAGQTGPRGEDFNMRWIASLVSETFRVLTRGGVIMYPEDTMEPPSPGRISLMYEANPIAFLIEQAGGEATTGRQRILELQPRSLQSRTPLIFGSREEVRRIVQYHTESDQGLDREYTSPLFNVRGLFSAL; from the coding sequence ATGAGTGAAGGGCGCAAGACCCTGACGCGTTACACCATCGAGGCGCAGCAGCGCCACCCGCACGCCAGCGGGATCTTCTCCAGCCTGCTGAACGCGGTGGCCACCGCCGTGAAGATCATTGCCAATAATGTGAACAAGGGGGCACTGGTCGGTTCGCTCGGCAGCTTCGAGGCAATCGGCAGCGGCGCCGCGATCAATCTGTCCGGCCGCGTCACGCAGAAGCTCGACACGATTGCCAACGAAGCGATGCAGCGCGAGTGCGAATGGGGCGGCCATCTGGCCGCGCTGGCGCCGGAAGGCCTGGAAGGCTTCATCCCGACGCCGGACGAGCCGCCGCGCGGCAAATATCTGTTGCTGTTCGACGCGCTCGACTGCAGCAACAACATCGACGTGAACCTGACTGTGGGCAGCCTGTTTTCGGTGCTGCACGCGCCAAATCCGGGCGCGGAACCCCAGTTGTCCGATTTCCTGCAACCGGGCACCGAACAGGTGTGTGCCGGTTTCGCGCTGTACGGCCCATCGACGATGCTGGTGCTGACCACCGGCGAGGGCGTGGATGGCTTCACGCTCGATCGCGACATCGGCGCCTTCATCCTGACCCACCCGCAGATGCGGATTCCCGAACACACGACCGAATTCGCGATCAACGCGTCGAAATCGCGCTTCTGGGAGCCGCCGGTCAAGCGCTACGTCGAAGAATGCCTGGCCGGCCAGACCGGGCCGCGCGGCGAGGATTTCAATATGCGCTGGATCGCCTCGCTGGTATCGGAAACCTTCCGCGTGCTGACGCGCGGCGGCGTGATCATGTACCCGGAAGACACAATGGAGCCGCCCTCGCCCGGTCGCATTTCGCTGATGTATGAAGCGAACCCGATCGCCTTCCTGATCGAGCAGGCAGGCGGCGAAGCCACCACCGGCCGGCAGCGCATCCTCGAACTGCAGCCGCGCAGCCTGCAGAGCCGCACGCCGCTGATCTTCGGCTCGCGCGAGGAGGTGCGCCGCATCGTCCAGTACCACACGGAGAGCGACCAGGGACTCGATCGGGAATACACTTCGCCGCTCTTCAACGTGCGCGGCCTGTTCTCGGCACTCTGA
- a CDS encoding LysR family transcriptional regulator: protein MATQWTRGVSLRQLRIFEAVARLGSISRAAEELHLTQPAVSMQVKALDGLIGLPLIETLGKKLRVTEVGMEIARHARAIDHQLAEAEAALAQMASGHSGLVSVGVVSTAKYVAPRLLMAFRERYPDVQVRISLHNRDDIFRHLEDNLIDIAIMGRPPAALGCEAHVFAEHPLSVLACEGHPLAGGRAVTADDLGKEAFLIRERGSGTRVTQESYLVEQGIRPAEIIELPSNEIIKQAAIAGMGLAFLSEHTCQLELRTGVLCRIAAPGTPIVRNWHVVYRDRKNLLPAALALRDFLMHEGGRLVNSQVAPVHLPVHHA from the coding sequence ATGGCGACACAATGGACGCGCGGGGTGTCTCTCCGCCAGTTGAGAATATTCGAGGCGGTCGCGCGACTGGGCTCGATTTCCCGCGCAGCGGAGGAGCTGCATCTGACGCAGCCGGCAGTTTCGATGCAGGTGAAGGCGCTGGACGGGCTGATCGGCCTTCCTCTGATCGAGACCCTGGGCAAGAAGTTGCGCGTGACCGAGGTCGGCATGGAGATCGCCCGCCACGCGCGCGCCATCGACCACCAGCTGGCTGAGGCCGAGGCCGCGCTGGCGCAGATGGCGAGCGGGCATTCGGGCCTGGTGTCGGTCGGCGTGGTCAGTACCGCCAAATACGTTGCGCCGCGCCTGCTGATGGCCTTCCGCGAGCGCTATCCGGACGTTCAGGTGCGCATTTCACTGCACAACCGCGACGACATCTTCCGTCATCTCGAAGACAACCTGATCGACATCGCCATCATGGGGCGTCCGCCGGCTGCGCTGGGTTGCGAGGCGCACGTGTTTGCCGAACACCCGCTGTCGGTGCTGGCCTGCGAGGGCCATCCGCTGGCCGGTGGCCGCGCCGTCACCGCCGACGATCTGGGCAAGGAGGCCTTCCTGATCCGCGAACGGGGGTCCGGAACGCGGGTGACGCAGGAGAGCTATCTGGTCGAGCAGGGCATACGACCTGCTGAAATCATCGAACTGCCCAGCAACGAAATCATCAAGCAGGCCGCGATCGCCGGCATGGGCCTGGCCTTCCTGTCCGAGCACACCTGCCAGCTCGAACTGCGTACCGGCGTGCTGTGCCGCATCGCGGCGCCCGGCACGCCCATCGTGCGCAACTGGCACGTTGTATACAGGGACCGCAAGAACCTGTTGCCCGCCGCCCTGGCGCTGCGCGACTTCCTGATGCACGAGGGCGGCCGGCTGGTGAATTCGCAGGTGGCGCCGGTCCATCTGCCGGTTCACCACGCCTGA